In candidate division KSB1 bacterium, a genomic segment contains:
- the selD gene encoding selenide, water dikinase SelD, giving the protein MFSVAQTKVRLTSLTAAAGUAAKTGPQTLAQVLRPLQERFKRADYPQILVGLEAGDDAAVYQAAPDLALILTVDYFTPIVDDPYDYGAIAAANAMSDVYAMGGEVVLALNVCCFPPDLPLDVVGEILRGGVDKVAEAGGAIAGGHTVDDKEPKYGLAVMGRAHPAHLLTKAGAQPGDLLFLTKRLGVGMVATAAKGDVADPADLAQAVAEMKQLNGPAARLAVEFGAHACTDVTGFALLGHACEMAEKSDVRLRFFFGRLPLVDGALRYADEWLFPGGSCRNRDHYQALVTFAPEITDEQRLLLFTPETSGGLLIALPPARAELFAQKCDHMGQAYWQVGEVLPGAGVEVVP; this is encoded by the coding sequence ATGTTTTCGGTGGCACAGACCAAGGTGCGGCTGACCTCGCTCACTGCAGCGGCGGGCTGAGCGGCAAAGACGGGTCCACAGACCCTGGCGCAGGTGCTGCGCCCACTGCAGGAGCGTTTCAAGCGAGCGGATTATCCGCAGATACTGGTGGGACTGGAGGCTGGGGACGACGCGGCCGTGTACCAGGCGGCCCCGGACCTCGCCCTCATCCTCACGGTGGACTATTTCACACCCATTGTGGATGACCCTTACGACTATGGGGCCATTGCCGCGGCTAATGCCATGAGTGACGTGTACGCCATGGGCGGTGAGGTAGTGCTGGCCCTCAATGTGTGCTGCTTCCCGCCCGACTTGCCCCTGGACGTGGTGGGCGAGATCCTGCGCGGGGGAGTCGACAAGGTGGCGGAGGCAGGGGGTGCCATCGCCGGCGGACACACCGTGGACGACAAGGAGCCAAAGTACGGCCTGGCGGTGATGGGTCGTGCACATCCCGCACACCTGCTCACCAAAGCTGGGGCACAGCCAGGAGATCTCCTGTTTCTCACCAAGCGTCTGGGTGTCGGCATGGTCGCCACGGCGGCCAAAGGCGACGTAGCCGACCCCGCCGACCTCGCCCAGGCCGTGGCGGAGATGAAGCAATTGAATGGTCCCGCCGCTCGCCTGGCGGTGGAATTCGGAGCGCATGCATGCACGGACGTGACCGGCTTCGCGCTCCTGGGTCATGCCTGCGAAATGGCCGAGAAGAGCGATGTACGGCTGCGCTTTTTCTTCGGCCGACTACCCCTCGTGGATGGCGCCCTGCGCTATGCGGACGAGTGGCTGTTTCCCGGCGGCTCCTGTCGCAACCGCGACCACTACCAGGCGCTGGTCACCTTCGCTCCAGAGATCACAGACGAACAGCGGCTTCTGCTTTTTACCCCAGAGACTTCCGGAGGATTACTCATCGCCCTGCCTCCGGCCCGGGCCGAACTGTTCGCCCAAAAATGCGACCACATGGGCCAGGCATACTGGCAGGTGGGTGAGGTGTTGCCAGGCGCAGGGGTAGAAGTGGTGCCCTGA
- the yedF gene encoding sulfurtransferase-like selenium metabolism protein YedF — translation MRNVVDARGLACPQPVILARKALQESNEVVVIVDNDTSRQNVTRMAEKAGCTVRQETRADGIYLHLHKLAPQESEHPASASVAGGGPLVLVVSQDRMGHGDSELGEVLIRSFFHTLNEVEPRPQTIIFFNTGVRLVVQGSPLVDDLRALHGQGVQIIACGTCLAHFGLKEKVAVGEISNMYTIAETLLGAGRVVTL, via the coding sequence ATGCGTAACGTGGTTGATGCGCGGGGCTTGGCCTGTCCACAGCCTGTCATCCTGGCCAGAAAAGCGCTGCAAGAAAGCAACGAGGTTGTGGTCATCGTCGATAACGACACCTCCCGCCAGAACGTGACGCGCATGGCGGAAAAGGCCGGCTGCACGGTGCGCCAGGAGACACGGGCTGACGGCATTTATCTGCACCTCCACAAGCTTGCGCCCCAGGAGAGTGAACACCCGGCTTCTGCGAGTGTGGCAGGCGGAGGTCCACTCGTGCTGGTCGTGTCTCAGGACCGGATGGGACATGGTGACTCGGAACTGGGCGAGGTCCTCATCCGCAGCTTTTTCCACACGCTCAACGAGGTCGAACCCCGGCCGCAGACCATAATTTTTTTCAACACTGGTGTGCGCTTGGTGGTGCAGGGGTCGCCACTGGTTGATGATCTGCGCGCTTTGCATGGGCAAGGTGTGCAGATAATTGCCTGCGGCACTTGCCTTGCGCACTTTGGCTTAAAGGAGAAGGTGGCGGTCGGGGAGATCTCTAACATGTACACCATCGCCGAGACACTGCTCGGGGCGGGACGGGTCGTCACCCTGTGA
- a CDS encoding PrsW family glutamic-type intramembrane protease has translation MHFVISFAMAAGPALYLVAYFYAQDRRRPEPKGLVFLAFVWGFVAIIPAGLLEALFSSLLAERIAVPLMRRAVEAFVVVALCEEGLKLLVVMVCCYRRRAFDEVMDGIVYTVVASLGFACLENIIFVVDAGLKVAVARAFTAVPMHAIASALMGYYVGLSHFAATRRRRNLGLATGLAWAIGYHGTYDWLLLVQPQIGRFAFMGLVTVLAVGVLHVHYLLTQARELDAAAQRA, from the coding sequence ATGCATTTTGTAATCTCGTTCGCCATGGCGGCGGGCCCTGCACTGTACCTGGTTGCCTATTTCTACGCGCAGGACCGGCGCCGCCCGGAACCCAAGGGCTTGGTGTTCCTCGCGTTTGTCTGGGGCTTCGTCGCAATAATTCCGGCAGGCCTCCTGGAGGCACTTTTTTCTTCGCTGCTCGCCGAGCGCATCGCCGTGCCGCTGATGCGTCGTGCAGTGGAAGCCTTTGTGGTGGTGGCCTTGTGCGAGGAGGGCTTGAAACTGTTGGTGGTCATGGTGTGCTGCTACCGGCGTCGTGCGTTTGATGAGGTGATGGATGGCATCGTTTACACGGTGGTCGCCAGCTTGGGGTTTGCCTGTCTTGAGAATATCATCTTCGTGGTCGACGCGGGCCTAAAAGTGGCGGTGGCGCGTGCCTTCACGGCGGTGCCCATGCATGCCATTGCCTCCGCCCTAATGGGCTATTACGTGGGGCTTTCTCACTTTGCCGCAACGCGGCGCAGAAGGAACCTCGGTTTGGCGACCGGTCTGGCCTGGGCGATAGGCTACCATGGCACTTACGACTGGCTGCTGCTGGTGCAGCCACAGATTGGGCGCTTTGCCTTCATGGGTCTGGTGACGGTGCTGGCCGTTGGCGTGCTTCACGTGCACTACCTACTCACCCAGGCGCGAGAACTGGACGCTGCTGCCCAACGCGCATGA
- a CDS encoding PAS domain-containing protein yields the protein MLVFPPVLIFGRCFAENEGMRHGGRDRGAVAGARMRMEPVRTVPRLAMGRFLCRSTRIPRGQRCLSSRAEEEMAMIGTLSDEMLAALLETIPIEFSIVDKDDKVVAWNKHATRIFRRPLGTIGKDVRNCHPKKSLDLVEKILAEMKAGTRDKARFWIDLHLEGKERPQKILIEYYALRDEQGNYLGCLEATQNITEIQALSGQKRLLDQG from the coding sequence ATGTTAGTCTTCCCCCCGGTGCTCATCTTCGGGCGCTGCTTCGCAGAGAACGAGGGCATGCGTCATGGGGGGCGCGACCGAGGTGCGGTTGCTGGTGCCCGCATGCGGATGGAGCCGGTGAGGACCGTGCCGCGCCTAGCCATGGGTCGGTTCTTGTGCAGGTCAACGAGAATACCGCGCGGGCAGAGGTGCTTATCGAGTAGAGCAGAGGAGGAAATGGCAATGATCGGTACCCTCAGCGATGAAATGCTTGCGGCCCTCTTGGAAACCATCCCCATCGAGTTCTCCATTGTGGACAAAGACGACAAGGTGGTGGCATGGAACAAACATGCTACGCGTATCTTTCGACGGCCGCTGGGCACCATCGGCAAGGACGTGCGCAACTGTCACCCCAAGAAGAGCCTGGACCTGGTTGAAAAGATACTGGCGGAAATGAAAGCCGGGACGCGGGACAAAGCGCGGTTTTGGATCGACCTGCACCTGGAAGGAAAGGAGCGTCCACAAAAGATCCTCATCGAGTACTATGCGCTGCGCGATGAGCAGGGGAACTACCTTGGCTGCCTTGAGGCTACTCAGAACATCACCGAGATTCAGGCCCTTTCTGGTCAGAAGAGGCTTCTGGACCAAGGCTGA
- a CDS encoding sialate O-acetylesterase, with product MTRAIALALMVGVAYGAAPSGGYLKLDSGLTDYQVFQRDENGCAAITFAGTVGDKVTGRVTARLVAQHTGAPVSDWGQVGTCRRGHVEGTLLGVPTGGPYVVELRVVDAGGKVVAERQVRHVLVGDLWVLAGQSNMEGVGDLRQAEEPSVLVNSYGMDERWGIAAEPLHWLLDSPDPVHQGGRSPEELARARLAAKRTRQTGAGLALPFAKELVARTGVPIGLVPCAHGGTSMEQWDPAKRDLGGASLYGSMYRRFKAVGGKVRGVLWYQGESDANQTAAQVFRERFLNFVAAVRRDFGDPHLPFYYVQLGRYVTANENHYWNVIREQQRLCAAELDRAGMVASIDLPLDDPIHISTAGHKRLGRRLALLVLRDLFGHHEIQPGPQLADISIVPFRYPCYRLAFAGVNGRLCTPVPPAGFSIRTAQGEDLRLIYKVEVSAQEPYIDLYLRQAPPPEAYLWYGWGLDPHCTITDELDMALPAFGPIEVNRVAVETFVKRAEASPTDPSLAGMLPQVVSLAGSDTPRLLPLVRAVVQASPQDAQKMRQPFLFGLGDLSAWDSYLSEARSASLARRKELARAWATSAHFPALSCRFVTRWRVAGPFDNRDDTGLDRPFGPENAGLRRASYEDGLGGAVAWQRAQTSREGFLDLTACFEVKENAVAYALAEVDAEREGEALLLLGSDDGVAVWVNNELVHKEHVHRAAAPAQDLVVVRLRPGVNTILVKVEQVGGDWGLHLQLVDPWSLLHYE from the coding sequence ATGACAAGAGCAATTGCGCTGGCCTTGATGGTGGGGGTGGCCTACGGTGCCGCCCCTTCGGGGGGCTACCTCAAGCTTGACTCGGGGCTGACGGACTATCAGGTTTTTCAGCGCGACGAAAACGGGTGCGCTGCCATCACCTTCGCCGGCACCGTCGGTGACAAGGTGACTGGGCGCGTGACAGCCCGGTTGGTTGCGCAGCACACTGGTGCACCAGTGTCCGACTGGGGGCAGGTCGGGACCTGCCGGCGGGGCCATGTGGAGGGAACCCTGCTGGGCGTTCCTACCGGCGGGCCCTACGTGGTGGAGCTGCGGGTGGTTGATGCGGGCGGAAAAGTGGTCGCAGAGAGGCAGGTGCGTCATGTGCTGGTGGGGGACCTGTGGGTCCTGGCCGGCCAGTCGAACATGGAGGGAGTTGGGGACCTACGCCAGGCCGAGGAGCCCAGCGTCCTGGTCAATAGCTATGGCATGGATGAAAGATGGGGCATAGCTGCCGAGCCGCTTCACTGGCTCTTGGATTCGCCAGATCCGGTGCATCAGGGTGGGCGATCGCCGGAGGAACTTGCCAGGGCGCGACTGGCTGCCAAGCGCACCCGGCAAACAGGCGCTGGGCTGGCCTTGCCCTTCGCCAAAGAACTGGTGGCTCGCACCGGGGTACCTATCGGCCTCGTGCCGTGCGCGCACGGCGGCACCTCCATGGAACAGTGGGACCCTGCCAAACGTGACCTGGGCGGCGCCTCACTCTATGGCTCCATGTACCGTCGATTCAAAGCAGTAGGGGGCAAGGTGCGCGGTGTGCTCTGGTACCAAGGAGAATCGGATGCCAACCAGACTGCTGCCCAGGTGTTCCGGGAGCGATTTCTGAACTTTGTTGCCGCGGTACGCCGTGACTTCGGGGATCCCCATCTGCCGTTTTACTACGTCCAGTTGGGTAGATACGTCACCGCAAACGAGAATCACTACTGGAACGTGATCCGCGAACAACAGCGCCTATGCGCAGCAGAACTGGACCGCGCTGGCATGGTTGCCAGCATTGATTTGCCGCTCGATGACCCCATCCACATCAGCACTGCCGGCCACAAACGCTTGGGTCGAAGGTTGGCTCTCCTGGTCCTCCGCGACTTGTTTGGACACCACGAAATCCAACCGGGGCCGCAACTTGCCGATATTTCCATCGTGCCGTTTCGCTACCCTTGTTACCGCTTGGCCTTTGCTGGAGTAAACGGTCGACTATGCACTCCAGTCCCGCCGGCAGGTTTTTCCATTCGCACTGCCCAAGGGGAGGATCTGCGGCTCATCTACAAGGTGGAGGTGTCAGCACAGGAGCCGTACATCGATCTGTATCTCCGCCAGGCGCCGCCCCCGGAGGCCTACCTGTGGTACGGCTGGGGCCTTGACCCCCATTGCACCATTACCGATGAACTCGACATGGCCTTGCCCGCGTTTGGTCCCATTGAGGTGAATCGAGTGGCTGTGGAGACCTTTGTCAAGCGCGCCGAAGCGTCTCCCACCGACCCCTCGCTCGCGGGCATGCTGCCCCAAGTGGTGAGCTTGGCGGGTTCGGACACACCGAGGCTCCTCCCTCTAGTACGGGCCGTAGTGCAGGCATCCCCCCAGGATGCACAGAAAATGCGGCAACCATTCCTTTTCGGGCTCGGCGACCTTTCCGCCTGGGACAGCTACCTTTCAGAGGCGCGCTCTGCATCGCTGGCACGGCGCAAGGAGCTGGCCAGGGCATGGGCCACCAGCGCTCACTTTCCCGCCCTTTCCTGCCGGTTCGTGACTAGATGGCGGGTGGCGGGTCCATTTGACAACCGCGACGACACCGGTTTGGACCGCCCCTTTGGACCGGAGAACGCGGGTCTTCGACGTGCCTCCTACGAAGACGGTCTCGGAGGAGCCGTGGCCTGGCAACGGGCTCAAACCAGCCGCGAAGGCTTCCTGGACCTGACTGCGTGCTTTGAGGTCAAGGAGAACGCGGTAGCATATGCGCTGGCAGAAGTCGATGCCGAACGGGAAGGGGAAGCTCTCCTCCTTCTGGGCAGTGACGACGGCGTAGCCGTGTGGGTGAACAACGAGCTTGTGCACAAGGAGCACGTACACCGGGCAGCCGCGCCGGCACAAGACCTCGTCGTGGTGCGCCTCCGACCCGGTGTGAACACGATTCTGGTGAAGGTGGAGCAGGTGGGTGGTGACTGGGGCCTTCACCTGCAACTCGTGGACCCATGGTCTCTGCTGCACTACGAGTAA
- a CDS encoding SDR family oxidoreductase, protein MDFAGKCVLVTGGARGIGRAICIAFAEAGARVAVNFRVNRAAADEVLARLPGGPHLLVQADVAQPDGARLLVKEVVDRFGRLDVLVNNVGGAGPPHRITELSYEEWLQAWHRTLAANLMSATQVTYWAVQQMLKQGGGRIVNVSSRGAFRGEPERPAYGAAKAGLNAMSQSLAVALARHNIYIAVVAPGFVATEATAGRLEGPEGEEIRRQIPFGRVAFPEEVARAVLFLAAPGNEYLTGAIVDVNGASYLRS, encoded by the coding sequence ATGGACTTTGCTGGCAAGTGCGTGTTAGTGACTGGAGGGGCACGGGGGATTGGGCGTGCGATTTGCATCGCCTTTGCCGAGGCAGGAGCACGGGTGGCAGTCAACTTTCGGGTCAATCGCGCGGCGGCAGACGAGGTTCTGGCGCGCCTTCCCGGTGGACCTCACCTTCTTGTGCAGGCGGACGTGGCCCAGCCCGATGGGGCGCGCCTTCTGGTAAAAGAGGTGGTGGATCGCTTTGGCCGCCTGGACGTCCTGGTCAACAACGTGGGAGGTGCTGGACCACCGCATCGCATCACGGAGCTTTCCTATGAGGAGTGGCTGCAAGCTTGGCACCGTACCCTGGCTGCGAACCTGATGAGCGCCACCCAGGTCACCTATTGGGCCGTGCAGCAGATGCTCAAACAGGGCGGAGGGCGAATCGTCAATGTCTCTTCGCGAGGCGCATTCCGAGGGGAGCCGGAGAGGCCGGCCTACGGCGCTGCAAAGGCGGGGCTCAACGCAATGAGCCAATCGCTGGCTGTGGCCTTAGCTCGTCACAACATCTACATAGCTGTGGTCGCCCCCGGCTTTGTGGCCACAGAGGCGACGGCTGGGCGACTGGAGGGACCAGAGGGCGAGGAGATCCGCAGGCAAATCCCTTTTGGGCGGGTGGCATTTCCGGAAGAGGTGGCTCGTGCGGTGCTCTTCCTTGCGGCTCCAGGAAACGAATACCTCACGGGCGCCATCGTGGATGTCAATGGAGCATCGTATCTGCGAAGTTGA